From a region of the Desulfovibrio sp. JC010 genome:
- a CDS encoding polyprenyl synthetase family protein, translated as MIIPHNILKHAEKLLNFENETVHMLTLLYGMAVKDEDDNFHLEVAKTIELLKTSALTMDDFLDKSSMRNGVESFFSAYGSETTVLFSEILKSTASLKFNDLVYEFSPHNLKKANAIFEETYRAICLGQLLDIELEKRVLSYDSPTLDECLKVVEFSTASFIQMPLVLGGILSDKDHDTISGFSDFGYNIGMAYQLRDDVIDFVGDTARIGKPKYGDLIRKKKKAILAILKNSLSDSELNGLCAIYNSPEEVSKEDLDYMLGLISKYSAVDRVKDLVKEYCAKALDSLDRDKFSVNEISDFRELSSMVSSF; from the coding sequence ATGATTATACCACATAATATATTAAAACATGCGGAGAAATTGCTCAATTTTGAGAATGAAACCGTCCATATGTTGACTTTGCTTTATGGGATGGCAGTGAAAGATGAAGATGATAACTTTCATCTTGAGGTAGCGAAAACAATTGAATTACTTAAGACTTCAGCCCTTACAATGGATGATTTTTTGGATAAGTCGTCTATGAGAAATGGGGTTGAGTCTTTTTTTTCGGCTTATGGTTCAGAAACGACTGTTTTGTTTTCTGAGATATTAAAGTCAACCGCTAGTTTGAAATTTAATGACCTTGTATATGAGTTCTCACCACATAATTTAAAAAAAGCTAACGCTATTTTTGAAGAAACGTACAGGGCTATCTGTTTAGGCCAGTTGTTGGATATTGAGCTTGAGAAAAGAGTGTTGTCTTATGATAGTCCGACTCTTGATGAATGCTTGAAGGTTGTGGAGTTCTCTACTGCTTCTTTTATTCAGATGCCGCTTGTTCTGGGTGGAATATTGTCGGATAAAGATCACGATACTATTAGTGGTTTTTCAGATTTTGGTTACAATATCGGTATGGCTTATCAGTTGCGGGATGATGTTATTGACTTTGTTGGTGACACCGCAAGGATAGGAAAACCTAAATATGGAGATTTAATTCGTAAAAAGAAAAAGGCTATTTTGGCTATATTAAAAAACTCACTAAGCGATTCGGAACTAAATGGTCTGTGTGCAATTTATAATTCTCCTGAAGAAGTTAGCAAGGAAGACCTTGACTATATGTTAGGCCTCATTTCAAAATATTCCGCTGTGGATAGAGTTAAGGATCTTGTTAAGGAGTACTGTGCTAAAGCTCTCGATAGTTTAGATAGAGATAAATTTAGTGTTAATGAAATTTCTGATTTTAGAGAATTGTCTTCAATGGTTTCATCTTTCTAG
- a CDS encoding Rha family transcriptional regulator, which yields MSKKGFKNKEVTTVVELVMENNQPMVSSLLVAELFEKQHKDVLKAIRNLEIPNDYCERNFAPTSIDVAQPNGGIRKEPSFNMTRDGFSLLAMGFTGKKAMEWKIKFLEAFNAMEAKLTVPPVEGNIQYKKAAPEAVRSFEGVARYWCFLEGISWEQGKRQIEGAIRVPDLYEMDALAMSSAWTYLRICMQVVPPKMRGKDICSKEELSPVNGLLDYWAYCGQSTRDDLLANLCGDMCIESLDDLPKSYIPHAVSLVWEGINNESGRNNAKQETSH from the coding sequence ATGAGTAAAAAAGGTTTTAAAAACAAAGAAGTGACAACGGTTGTGGAGTTGGTGATGGAAAACAATCAGCCCATGGTTTCTTCCTTGTTAGTGGCTGAGTTGTTTGAAAAACAGCACAAAGATGTTCTGAAGGCTATCCGTAATCTTGAAATTCCAAACGATTATTGCGAGCGCAATTTTGCGCCCACATCAATTGATGTAGCTCAGCCAAATGGAGGAATCAGAAAAGAACCCTCATTCAACATGACCCGTGACGGATTCTCCCTTCTCGCCATGGGGTTTACCGGCAAGAAGGCTATGGAGTGGAAAATTAAATTTCTTGAAGCTTTCAACGCAATGGAAGCTAAACTGACGGTCCCGCCGGTGGAGGGGAACATTCAGTATAAGAAGGCAGCTCCGGAGGCCGTGCGATCATTTGAAGGTGTTGCGCGTTACTGGTGCTTTTTGGAAGGGATCAGTTGGGAGCAGGGCAAAAGGCAGATTGAAGGGGCTATCCGTGTTCCGGATCTTTATGAAATGGATGCCTTGGCCATGAGCAGTGCATGGACGTATCTCAGGATATGCATGCAGGTTGTTCCTCCTAAAATGCGCGGCAAGGATATCTGCTCCAAAGAGGAATTGTCTCCGGTCAACGGGCTGCTTGATTATTGGGCTTATTGTGGCCAATCCACTCGTGACGATCTGCTTGCAAATTTATGTGGAGACATGTGTATTGAATCACTGGATGATCTGCCTAAATCTTATATTCCCCATGCCGTCAGTCTTGTCTGGGAAGGCATTAACAATGAATCCGGTAGAAATAATGCCAAGCAAGAAACAAGTCATTAA
- a CDS encoding ABC transporter ATP-binding protein, translating to MLVIRNISKSFDGNDVLRGLSCSFSHGKVAVMGANGSGKTTLLNIISGFIHPDKGSIEVDGRNTSYVSPEKIIDMGVARTFQDLRVFHSLSVEKNIYLAANNKNDESFIKSIFPKIDSIAMEKVNSVMKHVGITSIKDSLAGEISFGQQKLLTLALALVNEPKVLLLDEPVAGVEPKFRERIAELLLSYSGLILFIEHDTNFVKEVSDRVVFINSGKVLIEGGYSEVMSKSAVQEAYL from the coding sequence ATGTTAGTAATTCGGAATATTAGCAAGTCATTTGATGGTAATGATGTTTTGCGTGGTCTTTCGTGTTCTTTTAGTCATGGTAAAGTCGCTGTTATGGGGGCTAATGGAAGTGGAAAAACGACTTTGCTAAATATTATAAGTGGGTTTATTCATCCAGATAAAGGAAGCATTGAAGTTGATGGTCGTAACACTAGCTATGTTAGCCCTGAAAAAATTATCGATATGGGAGTAGCTAGAACCTTTCAAGATTTGCGTGTTTTTCACTCTTTAAGTGTTGAAAAAAATATTTACCTTGCGGCTAATAATAAAAATGATGAATCCTTTATAAAATCAATATTTCCCAAAATAGATAGCATCGCTATGGAGAAAGTTAATTCTGTTATGAAACATGTAGGAATAACAAGTATTAAAGATAGCCTTGCTGGAGAGATTTCGTTTGGACAACAAAAATTATTAACTTTAGCACTAGCTCTTGTGAATGAACCAAAAGTGCTTTTACTTGACGAACCTGTCGCGGGGGTTGAACCTAAGTTTAGGGAAAGAATAGCTGAATTGCTTTTAAGTTATAGTGGGCTTATTTTGTTTATTGAACATGATACAAATTTTGTGAAAGAAGTAAGTGATAGAGTGGTTTTTATCAATTCTGGAAAAGTGTTAATTGAGGGGGGGTATTCGGAAGTTATGTCAAAATCAGCCGTTCAGGAGGCCTATTTGTGA
- a CDS encoding branched-chain amino acid ABC transporter permease: MMAYIEHLFVMISIYALLGQSLNFFSGFTGLISIAHASFFGIGAYSSALITIHYTDSFFVNILLPSILTGCISFVIARISLRSYEDYFILMTLGIQIVLFSLFNNCTALTNGPIGISGISNFSTVEQFIPQPILIFLCYLFFSTIMIVISRSSWALNLKGINDDEILMLSLGKNVQLIKVTAFTFSAMTASVAGVLYAHYMTYIDPSSFSLDESVFIVAIMVLGRGSYAGIFLSATFMIMLPECLRFIGLSGFDEANIKQLVVGMMIVGVVFWGKLSSRLAVWKVA, translated from the coding sequence ATGATGGCATATATTGAGCATTTGTTTGTTATGATTTCTATATATGCATTGCTCGGGCAGAGTTTGAATTTTTTTTCTGGATTTACTGGGTTGATCTCAATTGCACATGCAAGTTTTTTTGGTATAGGTGCCTATAGCTCTGCCTTAATAACTATACATTATACTGATTCTTTTTTTGTTAACATTTTACTGCCATCCATACTTACTGGCTGCATTTCGTTCGTTATTGCTAGAATTAGTTTAAGGTCTTATGAAGACTATTTCATTTTGATGACTCTTGGCATTCAAATCGTTCTTTTCTCTTTGTTTAATAACTGCACTGCATTAACTAATGGTCCGATCGGCATCTCAGGTATAAGTAATTTTTCTACTGTTGAACAATTCATCCCCCAACCGATATTAATTTTTCTGTGTTATTTGTTTTTTAGTACAATTATGATTGTAATCTCACGCTCGTCTTGGGCATTGAACCTAAAAGGCATTAATGATGATGAGATTTTAATGTTATCGTTAGGGAAGAATGTTCAACTTATCAAAGTTACAGCTTTTACATTTAGTGCAATGACTGCTTCGGTGGCAGGGGTCTTATATGCCCACTATATGACATACATAGATCCCTCAAGTTTTTCTCTCGATGAGTCAGTATTTATCGTAGCTATAATGGTTCTTGGGCGAGGGAGCTATGCTGGTATTTTTCTTTCAGCTACTTTTATGATTATGCTTCCCGAGTGTTTACGTTTTATAGGGTTGTCTGGTTTTGATGAGGCTAACATCAAACAGTTAGTGGTTGGAATGATGATCGTTGGTGTTGTATTTTGGGGTAAGCTATCAAGTCGTTTAGCTGTTTGGAAAGTAGCATAA
- a CDS encoding conjugal transfer protein TraJ, which yields MPSKKQVIKTYVSAEEYAQISKTAQQCSLSLSAFAKAVCLGHEIKSKTDQQARRDMLKVNADQGRLGGLLKMFIMDDTPQRKDAERLLDEIHQLQKEIVQKVRTI from the coding sequence ATGCCAAGCAAGAAACAAGTCATTAAAACCTACGTTTCCGCAGAGGAATACGCCCAGATCAGCAAGACTGCGCAGCAGTGCAGTCTTTCGCTGTCCGCTTTTGCCAAGGCCGTGTGTCTTGGGCATGAGATCAAAAGCAAAACTGACCAGCAGGCCCGGCGGGATATGTTGAAAGTCAATGCAGATCAGGGCCGTCTGGGTGGGCTGCTCAAGATGTTTATTATGGATGATACCCCGCAGCGGAAAGATGCGGAAAGACTGCTTGATGAGATACACCAGCTTCAGAAAGAAATAGTTCAGAAGGTCCGAACCATATGA
- a CDS encoding ATP-binding cassette domain-containing protein codes for MEPILELIDVAAGYANRKVLTNISFDISSGDIVVLAGANGAGKSTILKAIFGLGSVWHEGVVKFSGGVLDGNTPEDLIRKGVVYIPQKNNVYESLTVLENLQLASLRTKGGQSRSIDQVLETNNVLNKKAKLVAGNLSGGEKQLLALAMGFLHSPRLVLFDEPSAGLDVKNFRQLLGQIKLLNSTDNVTFLLVEHRLREVCQIADWLIGIKLGKVELITNEFNIEKCLKQIY; via the coding sequence ATGGAGCCTATTTTAGAGCTTATCGACGTTGCGGCTGGATATGCTAATCGAAAAGTTCTTACTAATATTTCGTTTGATATTTCTTCTGGGGATATTGTGGTTCTTGCTGGTGCAAATGGAGCTGGAAAATCAACGATTCTTAAAGCGATCTTTGGTTTGGGTAGTGTATGGCATGAAGGTGTAGTAAAATTTTCTGGAGGTGTGCTTGATGGAAACACTCCCGAGGATTTGATTAGAAAAGGTGTAGTGTATATACCTCAGAAGAATAATGTTTACGAAAGCTTAACTGTTTTAGAGAATTTGCAGCTAGCAAGTTTACGGACTAAGGGGGGGCAGAGTCGCAGCATTGATCAAGTTTTAGAGACGAATAATGTTTTGAATAAGAAGGCGAAGCTTGTAGCAGGCAATTTGAGTGGTGGAGAGAAGCAGTTGTTGGCTTTGGCAATGGGTTTTCTGCACTCCCCCCGGCTAGTACTATTTGACGAACCCTCAGCTGGACTTGATGTTAAAAATTTTCGTCAGTTGTTGGGGCAGATTAAGCTTCTAAATAGTACTGATAACGTGACTTTTTTGCTGGTAGAGCATCGGTTGCGTGAGGTTTGTCAGATAGCAGACTGGTTAATTGGGATTAAACTTGGCAAAGTTGAATTGATAACTAATGAATTTAACATTGAAAAATGTTTAAAACAGATATATTAG
- a CDS encoding ABC transporter substrate-binding protein, translated as MKKITIGVVLIAVVATALFAVAQNKKTHIEEIKVGAILPLSGDAAIYGEYTKKGILLGLDKINGQLAKENKKISVIFEDSKAMARYGVSAAKKLISSDNVVAIIDDSVSSVTLAVAPICEKNKVVLLATGATAPEISNAGTFIYRIWNSDSLEGKVVADYAHDKLGLKDVAILYVNNAYGKGLKSVFEQKFRENGGSVIASEAFDQGENDFRLILSKVAKKSPSAIYLVAYPEEAAGIFKQAKILNINTKWIGTVAIADKALLAKVKEYGFSLYYPFPSQADSSNPFVANFLSSYKKRYGHDVTPLADVGYDSIILIGSSFLGTANGAGVDVKKYFDKMSESYMSSGLIEFDENGDVNKPIEIKKVD; from the coding sequence ATGAAAAAAATTACTATTGGTGTTGTTCTGATTGCTGTTGTTGCCACTGCCTTGTTTGCTGTTGCTCAAAATAAGAAAACGCATATTGAAGAAATTAAAGTTGGAGCTATCCTTCCGCTTAGTGGAGATGCTGCAATTTATGGAGAGTATACCAAAAAAGGTATTTTATTGGGATTGGATAAGATAAATGGGCAGTTGGCAAAAGAAAATAAAAAAATAAGTGTAATTTTTGAAGACAGCAAAGCTATGGCTCGGTATGGGGTCTCGGCAGCTAAAAAATTAATTTCCAGTGATAACGTAGTTGCTATAATTGATGATAGTGTTAGCTCTGTGACTTTAGCAGTTGCTCCGATCTGTGAAAAAAATAAGGTTGTTTTGCTTGCTACGGGGGCGACAGCTCCCGAAATTTCAAATGCGGGTACCTTTATATATAGGATTTGGAATTCTGACTCCTTAGAAGGGAAGGTGGTAGCTGATTATGCGCACGACAAATTAGGCCTTAAAGATGTAGCTATTCTTTACGTCAATAATGCTTACGGAAAAGGTTTGAAGAGCGTTTTTGAGCAAAAATTTCGGGAAAATGGTGGTTCAGTTATTGCGTCAGAAGCTTTTGACCAGGGCGAAAATGATTTTAGGTTAATACTCAGTAAGGTTGCGAAGAAAAGTCCTTCAGCAATCTATTTAGTCGCGTATCCAGAAGAAGCTGCAGGGATATTCAAGCAAGCTAAAATTTTAAATATTAATACTAAATGGATTGGAACTGTTGCTATTGCAGATAAGGCTTTGCTTGCAAAAGTTAAAGAATATGGATTTAGTCTTTACTATCCATTCCCCAGTCAAGCTGACTCTAGTAATCCCTTTGTTGCTAATTTTCTTTCCTCTTATAAGAAGAGGTACGGTCATGATGTGACGCCACTTGCCGATGTTGGATACGATAGTATAATACTTATTGGATCTTCCTTTTTAGGTACAGCTAATGGAGCAGGCGTGGACGTTAAAAAATATTTCGACAAGATGAGCGAAAGCTACATGTCTTCAGGACTGATAGAATTTGATGAAAATGGTGATGTTAATAAGCCTATAGAAATCAAAAAAGTTGACTAG
- a CDS encoding branched-chain amino acid ABC transporter permease — protein MQFYLNLLYTFSIVYLGAISFWIVYRPSNILHYAHGASFVLGGYFLSSLYLGLGLPLFMSLLLSLLAVALIGSSFYSFFYKPLLSYDNNLSLLVCSLGLYIAIVACVAIFYGSGTTHLDETTTVVGIEVLGGYISSVQVISVCIAFFVLLLLKIFMSYSPYGLYFRAVADDSILSYIYGLPREKVIVTAYAFGSGLAGLVGILVGFDSGMRPTMGFSSLLYSVVAMIVGGGYSAGGVLCGAVLVSLLHNLVGFYFDTKWIDTATFFLLVCFLIAKPKGVFGVTLKKVEI, from the coding sequence ATGCAATTTTATCTTAATTTATTATATACATTTTCAATTGTGTATCTTGGTGCAATATCTTTCTGGATTGTCTACCGTCCGTCTAATATTTTGCACTATGCTCATGGTGCCTCTTTTGTTTTAGGAGGATATTTTCTTTCCTCATTATATTTAGGGCTAGGCCTACCGCTTTTTATGAGCTTACTTCTGTCTTTGTTAGCTGTTGCACTGATCGGATCTTCTTTTTATTCTTTTTTCTATAAGCCTCTACTCAGTTATGACAATAATTTAAGTTTATTAGTGTGCTCATTAGGTCTGTATATTGCAATTGTCGCTTGTGTGGCAATATTTTATGGAAGTGGCACGACTCATTTAGATGAAACGACTACTGTTGTTGGTATTGAAGTTCTTGGAGGATATATTTCTTCGGTTCAAGTTATATCTGTTTGTATTGCTTTTTTTGTGTTGCTTCTTTTGAAGATATTTATGTCATATAGTCCTTATGGGTTATATTTTCGTGCTGTAGCTGATGATAGTATTTTGAGTTATATATACGGTTTACCTCGTGAAAAAGTTATTGTCACGGCATATGCCTTCGGTTCAGGGCTTGCAGGTCTTGTTGGGATTTTAGTCGGTTTTGATTCAGGTATGAGACCAACGATGGGATTCTCCTCGCTATTATATAGCGTGGTGGCTATGATCGTTGGAGGAGGCTATAGTGCTGGAGGGGTGCTTTGTGGGGCTGTTTTAGTCTCATTATTACATAATTTGGTTGGATTTTATTTTGATACAAAATGGATTGATACTGCTACGTTTTTTTTACTCGTTTGTTTTTTGATAGCCAAGCCTAAAGGTGTTTTTGGGGTGACTTTAAAAAAGGTAGAAATATGA
- a CDS encoding DUF4435 domain-containing protein: protein MIFERNSIAKATKSIFFENDNEIDIFVEDTAVGFKKLYLTLFKRVFDGVYKVENVYPLGQRSAVLNRCQSDQKRIKPRPRLYVVDGDLNLLHGNWDVPWEGLYQLPRYCIENFLLDEQAILEILDEEDPEQTLEDLRNQFDFGNWISANKELMVDLFVEYAVSIVLTPEEKTISLGVNELKSDSSGIVDQFKTTERIDFIKQRTINKAGEDSYSIVKEEISSIVSDENVMLIKYASAKDYLFPLLKIYLRNKKCDIKHTQCSLRLRIAKKCNLDCLMDSIDYVNVN, encoded by the coding sequence ATGATCTTTGAAAGAAATTCAATTGCTAAAGCTACGAAGTCTATTTTTTTTGAAAATGATAATGAAATAGATATATTTGTTGAGGATACTGCTGTTGGTTTTAAGAAATTGTATTTAACTTTGTTTAAAAGAGTTTTTGACGGTGTATATAAGGTTGAGAATGTTTATCCATTAGGGCAAAGGTCGGCAGTTTTAAATCGATGTCAAAGTGATCAAAAGCGTATAAAGCCTCGTCCTCGCTTGTATGTTGTGGACGGAGATTTAAATTTGTTGCATGGCAACTGGGATGTGCCGTGGGAAGGTTTATATCAGCTTCCTCGATATTGTATTGAAAATTTTTTGCTAGATGAACAGGCAATACTTGAAATACTTGATGAGGAAGATCCTGAACAGACTTTAGAAGATCTACGGAACCAATTTGACTTTGGTAATTGGATTAGCGCGAATAAAGAGCTTATGGTCGATTTGTTTGTCGAATATGCTGTGTCCATAGTTTTAACTCCAGAAGAGAAGACAATTAGTCTTGGTGTTAACGAATTGAAATCAGATTCATCTGGTATTGTCGACCAATTTAAAACAACTGAAAGAATAGATTTTATAAAGCAAAGAACTATAAATAAGGCTGGTGAAGATTCTTATAGTATAGTTAAAGAAGAGATATCCTCTATTGTCAGCGATGAAAACGTTATGCTTATCAAATATGCTTCAGCTAAGGATTACCTTTTTCCTCTTTTAAAAATATATTTAAGAAATAAAAAGTGTGATATCAAGCATACTCAATGTAGTTTAAGGTTACGAATTGCAAAGAAGTGCAATTTGGATTGTTTGATGGACAGCATTGATTATGTAAATGTAAACTAG
- a CDS encoding HNH endonuclease domain-containing protein, with the protein MNEYSRRLFLKSGMSLLCGFSALTTSSYADERYMSIPKVKFQNGITTAAHYASTLKEGSFIEFTDTDAQSRIMLRAYGFYLVNQTENGAVFHFSPSRNQGIETIGGILYDDSKVATYKIALLKALVDITSGLENERIHYDTEAEQDYAYVPYGLIAFKWVVYYWPLVEASIRQISSPKMSFEDELLELQEIYSKINKVNPLAQFQQDFIAGYKPDSPIYDVVRRLMRSVVTTIKDGPVEHSGAKNTFETSDRFNSGRLTRTKRSLSDFAGCMKCVRFKTGLLFEMQMFGSMMSDAIAVQWGNECVRLQKKQNRNLAEILPYLFVDAFEERNQNEARNLIKEILRHGEKVFCIYSGSPLPKKYDMDHLLPYAIFFNNDLWNLVPSLPTVNNKKSNKIITLDTLEESKPRLFDFWNQTRSVADEQFCSELEATLQIDPLKPNWEHKTFSVVSKQAELTAKFRGLPRWTYTP; encoded by the coding sequence ATGAACGAATATAGCCGAAGGTTGTTTTTGAAGAGTGGTATGTCATTGCTCTGTGGTTTTTCAGCCCTTACGACAAGCTCTTATGCAGACGAAAGATACATGTCCATCCCAAAAGTAAAATTCCAAAACGGCATAACAACAGCCGCCCACTACGCCAGCACTCTAAAGGAAGGATCCTTCATAGAGTTCACAGATACTGACGCCCAAAGCCGCATAATGCTGCGCGCTTATGGCTTCTACTTGGTGAACCAAACCGAGAATGGGGCAGTCTTCCATTTCTCCCCATCCCGAAATCAGGGAATAGAAACCATAGGTGGCATTCTCTACGATGACTCAAAGGTCGCAACCTATAAAATTGCTCTCCTAAAGGCTCTCGTGGACATCACATCCGGGCTGGAGAATGAACGAATCCATTATGACACTGAAGCCGAGCAGGATTATGCCTATGTGCCATATGGCCTGATAGCCTTCAAATGGGTGGTATATTACTGGCCGCTGGTGGAAGCTTCTATCCGGCAGATATCAAGCCCGAAGATGAGTTTTGAGGACGAGCTGCTTGAGCTGCAAGAAATTTACTCCAAGATTAATAAAGTAAATCCGCTGGCGCAGTTTCAGCAGGATTTCATTGCCGGTTACAAGCCGGATAGTCCTATTTACGATGTCGTGCGCCGACTTATGCGCAGCGTGGTGACTACTATCAAAGACGGTCCTGTAGAGCATTCCGGAGCCAAGAATACTTTTGAGACATCTGATCGATTTAACTCAGGACGACTCACACGAACAAAGCGGTCTCTGTCTGATTTTGCTGGCTGCATGAAGTGCGTGCGGTTTAAGACCGGGCTGCTGTTTGAAATGCAGATGTTCGGCAGCATGATGTCTGATGCGATTGCAGTTCAGTGGGGCAATGAGTGTGTGCGGCTCCAGAAAAAGCAGAATAGAAACTTAGCGGAGATCCTTCCGTATTTATTCGTGGACGCTTTTGAAGAGCGCAACCAGAACGAGGCTCGGAACCTGATAAAAGAGATCCTGCGGCATGGCGAGAAGGTTTTCTGTATTTATTCTGGAAGCCCATTACCCAAGAAATACGACATGGATCATCTGCTGCCGTATGCGATCTTTTTCAATAACGACTTGTGGAACCTCGTTCCAAGTCTGCCAACGGTAAATAACAAGAAGTCGAACAAGATCATCACGCTGGACACCTTGGAGGAATCCAAGCCAAGGCTGTTTGATTTTTGGAACCAGACTCGCAGCGTGGCTGATGAGCAATTCTGTTCAGAGCTTGAAGCCACCTTGCAGATCGATCCACTCAAGCCGAACTGGGAGCATAAGACATTCTCAGTAGTCAGCAAGCAGGCTGAACTAACCGCAAAATTCAGGGGGTTACCACGATGGACCTACACCCCCTAG
- a CDS encoding bifunctional 2-polyprenyl-6-hydroxyphenol methylase/3-demethylubiquinol 3-O-methyltransferase UbiG yields the protein MDLHPLEFYNANAEQYAEQTMALDVSHLYDKFLPHLPAGAHILDVGCGSGRDSLHFIKQGYKVTAFDGSPEIVEQANTILPIKAKVMLFDEMDFAPKSFDGIWACASLLHLMAEELPGMLKQLRTYLKDEGVFFCSFKLGKGLRTDNRGRRFLDMSEQGLRKVLEECGYGGIDVFTNDGVGGEVWVNGVGGMF from the coding sequence ATGGACCTACACCCCCTAGAATTCTACAACGCCAACGCTGAACAATACGCTGAACAAACCATGGCGTTGGACGTCTCCCACCTTTACGACAAATTTCTCCCGCATCTACCTGCTGGAGCGCACATCCTTGATGTCGGATGTGGCTCCGGTCGTGATTCTCTCCATTTTATCAAGCAAGGCTACAAAGTAACCGCTTTCGACGGATCTCCAGAGATCGTAGAGCAAGCAAATACGATCCTGCCAATTAAGGCAAAGGTCATGCTCTTTGATGAAATGGATTTCGCACCCAAGTCATTTGATGGCATATGGGCCTGCGCAAGCCTGCTGCATCTTATGGCGGAAGAATTGCCCGGAATGCTGAAGCAGCTACGGACCTATCTAAAAGATGAAGGAGTCTTCTTCTGTTCATTCAAGCTGGGCAAAGGTTTGCGCACAGACAATCGTGGCCGCCGTTTTCTGGATATGAGCGAGCAAGGATTGCGAAAGGTGCTTGAAGAATGTGGATACGGCGGGATTGATGTTTTCACCAATGACGGTGTTGGTGGCGAGGTTTGGGTTAATGGGGTTGGGGGGATGTTTTAA